One Candidatus Bathyarchaeia archaeon genomic region harbors:
- a CDS encoding phage terminase large subunit, which produces MLATFFNFTPYPYQERILRDESKRIVACAGRQVGKTTITALKAIHFAFTNPRKTILIVSPSLRQSIIMFDRILDFVELNPLIKKQVTRKTRTLVHFKNGSRIIALPCGPEGRTLRGHTCDMIILDEANFVPDQVLASVIIPMIATTDGYLVMLSTPWTRDSYFYRAFTNPAYSSYHFPSS; this is translated from the coding sequence TTGCTCGCGACTTTTTTCAATTTTACTCCGTACCCTTACCAGGAGAGGATTCTCCGCGACGAGAGTAAGCGGATCGTCGCCTGCGCCGGCCGCCAAGTCGGAAAAACCACGATTACAGCGCTGAAAGCCATTCACTTCGCCTTCACGAACCCGAGGAAAACAATCCTCATCGTTTCGCCAAGCCTACGGCAAAGCATCATCATGTTCGACCGCATTCTAGACTTCGTCGAGCTCAACCCGCTGATCAAGAAACAGGTCACGAGGAAAACGCGAACCCTGGTTCACTTCAAAAACGGCAGCCGAATCATCGCGCTTCCATGCGGGCCTGAAGGGCGGACGCTTCGAGGCCACACATGCGACATGATCATCCTCGACGAGGCGAACTTCGTCCCCGACCAGGTCCTCGCCAGCGTCATCATCCCCATGATCGCCACCACAGACGGCTACCTGGTCATGCTTTCCACGCCTTGGACAAGGGACAGCTACTTCTACCGCGCGTTTACGAACCCCGCCTACAGCAGCTACCACTTCCCCAGCTCCA